A DNA window from Falco naumanni isolate bFalNau1 chromosome Z, bFalNau1.pat, whole genome shotgun sequence contains the following coding sequences:
- the SLC46A2 gene encoding thymic stromal cotransporter homolog, translated as MVGVTVMRTWIEPVVAGSQVASAFYDTALLLVVKNYYNQTNTTTPSHALEDAQQKAVSNFYIIYNIVLGLSPLLSAYGLSKLGDRMHRKIPICFPLLGYLGSKTLLLLLLLLGWPIEVMYAAAAFDGLMGGFTTLWAGIMALGSLGSSESRRSLRLTIIELVYGLAGFLGSMASGYLFVGFSDHYQEGTVLVGCSIACYAFCLLYSIFVLIAPKPAASCSAKAKSAEEVGSQLPVHTGVAAASSSQPSESGSSTSVSPSKLIIILLFVAAVLYDLAVVGAMNVLPLVLLREPLSWNAVEIGYGNAAGYAIFVTSFLGVFVFSKYLRDITMIMIGVASFSAGILIMAFMQWTFMFYIARAVMLFALIPLPTIRSMISKHVEGSSYGKVFVMLQLSLVTTGVVTSTVYNKIYQNTLNWYSSFCFILSFLVGCLSLLPLSIVAIKQRSTTGSLEILTK; from the exons ATGGTGGGGGTGACGGTAATGAGGACATGGATTGAGCCAGTGGTCGCAGGTTCCCAAGTGGCCAGCGCCTTCTATGACACGGCACTGTTGCTGGTGGTGAAGAACTACTACAACCAGACCAACACCACCACTCCTTCACATGCATTGGAAGATGCTCAGCAGAAGGCTGTCTCTAATTTTTATATCATCTACAACATAGTCCTGGGCCTGAGTCCCTTGCTGTCAGCCTACGGTTTGTCCAAATTGGGGGACAGGATGCATCGGAAGATCCCCATCTGCTTCCCTCTTCTTGGCTATTTGGGTTCCAAAACTCTCCtactcctcctgctcctgctgggctgGCCGATAGAGGTGATGTATGCGGCTGCTGCCTTCGATGGGCTGATGGGCGGTTTCACCACACTCTGGGCAGGCATCATGGCTCTGGGATCCCTGGGGTCCTCCGAGAGCAGGAGGTCTCTGCGGCTCACCATTATTGAGCTGGTGTATGGCCTTGCTGGCTTTCTTGGAAGCATGGCATCTGGCTACCTCTTTGTTGGCTTCAGTGACCACTATCAAGAGGGCACTGTGCTGGTGGGCTGCAGCATCGCTTGCTATGCTTTCTGCCTCCTCTACAGCATTTTTGTCCTGATAGCCCCCAAGCCAGCGGCTTCCTGCTCAGCCAAAGCTAAGAGTGCAGAGGAGGTAGGCAGCCAGCTACCAGTCCACACAGGAGTAGCAGCAGCGAGCAGTTCCCAGCCTTCAGAGAGCGGCAGCTCCACTTCAGTATCCCCCTCAAAACTCATCATCATCCTGTTGTTTGTGGCAGCAGTCCTCTACGACCTTGCTGTGGTTGGTGCAATGAATGTACTCCCACTCGTCTTGCTCAGGGAGCCTTTAAGTTGGAATGCCGTGGAGATTGGCTATGGCAATGCTGCTGGGTATGCGATCTTTGTCACCAGCTTCCTAGGGGTATTTGTGTTCTCCAAATACCTGAGGGACATTACTATGATCATGATTGGAGTGGCATCCTTCAGCGCTGGCATCCTCATCATGGCCTTCATGCAGTGGACGTTCATGTTCTACATCG CACGGGCAGTGATGCTTTTTGCCCTCATACCCTTACCAACTATCAGGTCCATGATATCCAAGCACGTTGAAGGATCCTCCTATG GTAAGGTGTTTGTCATGCTGCAGTTGTCTTTAGTCACCACAGGAGTAGTGACATCTACAGTCTACAACAAGATCTATCAAAACACACTGAACTGGTACAGCagcttctgtttcattttgtcttttctagTTGGCTGCCTGAGTCTCCTCCCTTTAAG CATCGTGGCCATCAAACAACGTTCAACCACTGGCTCCCTTGAGATTCTGACCAAGTGA